A region from the Mucilaginibacter sp. CSA2-8R genome encodes:
- a CDS encoding dihydrofolate reductase has product MNIYIVVAIATNNAIGKNNQLLWHLPNDLKHFKEITSGHTVIMGRKTYESVGRPLPKRRNIVVTRQAIEIPGCEVASSIQEAIAIGRRDSDLYIIGGAEIYRQALPLTDSIYLTIVHQAFEADTFFPEIKPEEWLEVSRENHEPDEKNPLPYSFVTLKRR; this is encoded by the coding sequence ATGAACATCTACATCGTAGTGGCCATCGCCACCAATAATGCTATCGGTAAAAATAACCAGTTATTGTGGCATCTGCCTAATGACCTGAAACACTTTAAAGAAATCACCTCCGGCCACACTGTAATTATGGGGCGCAAAACTTATGAATCGGTGGGCAGGCCTTTGCCTAAGCGTCGTAACATTGTAGTTACCCGGCAGGCTATTGAGATACCCGGATGCGAGGTGGCCAGCTCAATACAGGAGGCCATAGCGATCGGCAGAAGAGACAGTGATTTGTATATCATTGGCGGTGCAGAAATATATCGACAGGCGCTCCCGCTAACCGATTCTATATACTTAACCATTGTGCATCAGGCTTTCGAAGCGGATACCTTTTTTCCTGAAATTAAGCCTGAAGAATGGCTTGAAGTGAGCCGAGAAAACCACGAGCCTGACGAGAAAAATCCGCTCCCGTACTCCTTTGTTACTTTAAAACGTCGCTAA
- a CDS encoding MBL fold metallo-hydrolase, translated as MKITPLDEGIYHVDQQKHYQLASHDDILPDQHMLRLSVRPFLVRTDAEVILLDTGLEANVDNGYLIESLLAQHGINAKEVTKVLLSHLHNDHVGGLGYFQNGIFKTHFNNADIYLQQRELTFALGQQNNPSYNISLLQQLSRLPNLKLLTVDSGNITPNITYQVVGGHTPYMQVFWLHDSNRIVFYGADDLPKKNYLYHHIAYKTDYDGRKAMQLRRQWEQQAKAEQWQVLLYHDTEEPFIQF; from the coding sequence ATGAAAATTACTCCGTTAGATGAAGGTATCTATCACGTGGATCAGCAAAAGCACTATCAGCTGGCAAGCCATGATGACATATTGCCGGATCAACATATGCTGCGCCTATCGGTTAGGCCGTTTTTAGTAAGAACCGACGCAGAAGTCATCTTGTTAGACACCGGCCTTGAGGCGAATGTGGACAACGGTTATTTAATCGAATCGCTTTTAGCCCAACACGGCATCAATGCGAAAGAAGTAACTAAGGTACTCTTGTCGCACTTGCATAACGATCATGTTGGCGGTCTCGGATATTTTCAAAATGGAATATTTAAAACTCATTTCAACAACGCTGATATTTATCTGCAGCAAAGAGAACTAACATTTGCTTTAGGGCAGCAAAACAATCCATCTTATAATATCAGTTTGTTGCAACAACTTAGCAGGTTGCCTAATTTGAAATTATTAACTGTTGACAGCGGAAATATCACACCTAATATTACCTATCAGGTTGTAGGCGGACATACACCATACATGCAGGTATTTTGGTTACATGACAGCAATCGGATTGTTTTTTATGGTGCTGATGATTTACCCAAAAAAAATTATCTCTACCATCATATTGCTTACAAAACAGATTATGATGGCCGGAAAGCCATGCAATTACGCCGGCAATGGGAACAGCAAGCTAAAGCCGAACAATGGCAGGTTTTGTTATACCACGATACGGAGGAGCCGTTTATTCAGTTCTAA
- a CDS encoding type II toxin-antitoxin system death-on-curing family toxin: MISVDDAIRMHHELIDEFGGSKGVRDQRGLEAALARPFSTFDQQDLYPSALEKASALFESLIINHPFVDGNKRIAFALMMLILADSQLDVEATEDELYDFVIGSSTGELRFEEIKTWLQSRIIPLL, encoded by the coding sequence ATGATTTCTGTTGATGATGCCATCCGTATGCATCATGAGCTGATTGACGAATTTGGTGGCAGCAAAGGTGTACGCGACCAGCGGGGTTTAGAAGCAGCACTCGCTCGCCCATTTAGTACGTTTGACCAACAAGACCTTTACCCGTCGGCATTAGAAAAAGCAAGTGCCCTGTTTGAAAGCCTGATTATTAACCACCCTTTTGTTGATGGCAATAAACGAATTGCTTTTGCTTTGATGATGCTGATACTGGCCGATAGCCAATTGGACGTTGAAGCCACAGAAGACGAGCTTTACGACTTTGTAATAGGTTCAAGCACCGGCGAATTAAGGTTTGAAGAAATTAAAACCTGGCTGCAATCCCGAATCATCCCTTTGCTCTAA
- a CDS encoding thymidylate synthase: MKQYLDLMRHVLENGAQKHDRTGTGTISVFGYQMRFNLQEGFPLVTTKKLHLKSIIHELIWFLSGDTNIKYLKENGVRIWDEWADADGNLGPVYGYQWRSWPTPDGRNIDQISQVIKQLKTNPDSRRIMVSAWNVADVDQMALPPCHSLFQFYVEPANTQKGETRGKLSCQLYQRSADIFLGVPFNIASYALLTMMVAQVCDSDYGDFIHTFGDAHIYNNHLEQAHLQLSREPRPLPTMRINPEVKDIFGFKYEDFTLENYDPWPHIKAAVAV, encoded by the coding sequence ATGAAACAATACCTCGATTTAATGCGCCACGTGCTTGAAAACGGCGCACAAAAACACGATCGCACCGGCACCGGAACCATCAGCGTTTTTGGTTACCAGATGCGCTTTAATTTACAAGAGGGTTTTCCGCTGGTAACTACTAAAAAGCTACACTTAAAATCCATCATTCACGAACTCATTTGGTTTTTAAGCGGTGATACAAATATTAAATATTTGAAAGAAAACGGCGTTCGTATTTGGGACGAATGGGCTGATGCTGATGGAAACCTGGGTCCGGTTTACGGCTACCAATGGCGTTCTTGGCCAACACCCGATGGCCGAAACATCGACCAGATCAGCCAGGTAATTAAACAGTTAAAAACCAATCCCGACTCGCGCCGCATTATGGTATCGGCCTGGAACGTAGCCGACGTTGACCAGATGGCTTTGCCGCCCTGCCATAGCCTGTTCCAATTTTACGTGGAGCCTGCCAATACGCAAAAAGGCGAAACCCGAGGCAAATTATCCTGCCAGTTATACCAGCGCAGCGCCGATATATTTTTAGGCGTACCATTTAACATTGCCTCCTATGCCCTGTTAACCATGATGGTGGCGCAGGTATGCGATTCAGATTACGGCGACTTCATACATACTTTTGGCGATGCCCACATTTACAACAACCACCTTGAGCAGGCACATCTGCAACTGAGCCGCGAGCCCCGCCCACTACCAACTATGCGTATCAACCCGGAAGTTAAAGACATCTTCGGATTTAAATATGAAGACTTTACACTGGAAAACTACGACCCATGGCCGCATATCAAGGCTGCAGTGGCGGTGTAA
- the ispE gene encoding 4-(cytidine 5'-diphospho)-2-C-methyl-D-erythritol kinase, whose product MIVFPNAKINLGLNITQRRPDGYHNLETIFYPLMIKDALEIIESDALSFQSSGIHIPGDRETNLCLKAYQLLKQDFDLPPVSIHLHKHIPIGAGLGGGSADAAFMIKLLNQQFELGLTPENMMNYARQLGADCAFFINNEPVYAFDKGDRFEPVELNLSRYCLVLVMPPVHVSTAEAYGGITPKPVEVSLKNLIQQPISHWKTHIKNDFEEHIFKAYPVIAGVKSALYQAGAIYASMSGSGASVFGVFEKQPVLSALAKSNQVFYNV is encoded by the coding sequence ATGATTGTATTTCCAAACGCCAAAATCAATTTAGGATTAAACATTACCCAACGGCGGCCAGATGGTTACCACAACCTCGAAACCATATTCTATCCTTTGATGATTAAAGATGCGCTTGAAATTATTGAGAGCGATGCGCTAAGTTTCCAATCGTCAGGTATTCATATCCCCGGCGATCGTGAAACAAATTTATGTTTAAAAGCCTATCAGCTGCTTAAGCAGGATTTTGATTTACCGCCGGTAAGCATTCATCTGCATAAGCACATCCCCATTGGTGCAGGCTTGGGCGGAGGGTCGGCTGATGCCGCTTTTATGATTAAATTGTTAAACCAGCAATTCGAGTTGGGTTTAACACCCGAAAATATGATGAATTATGCCCGCCAGTTGGGGGCCGACTGTGCTTTTTTTATCAACAATGAGCCGGTTTATGCTTTTGACAAAGGCGACCGTTTTGAGCCGGTTGAGCTTAACCTGTCTCGGTATTGCCTGGTACTGGTGATGCCCCCCGTGCACGTATCTACCGCCGAAGCTTACGGCGGAATTACACCCAAACCAGTGGAGGTATCTTTAAAAAACTTGATACAACAACCAATAAGCCATTGGAAAACGCACATCAAAAATGATTTTGAAGAGCATATTTTTAAAGCTTATCCCGTGATTGCTGGTGTTAAAAGTGCTTTGTACCAGGCCGGGGCCATATATGCTAGCATGAGCGGCAGCGGGGCATCGGTATTTGGTGTTTTCGAAAAGCAACCTGTTTTATCAGCCCTCGCGAAAAGTAACCAGGTTTTTTATAACGTATAA